A DNA window from Longimicrobiaceae bacterium contains the following coding sequences:
- a CDS encoding TatD family hydrolase, whose amino-acid sequence MIDSHAHLTDERFGDDVNEVIARAGAAGVEVIVTVATSTADLHQAIGLAEQHPAVYATAGIHPHSAGECSGDTLEEVRRAAAHPRVVAIGETGLDFHYDFAPRAAQIDCFRAQLRLARELDLPVVVHAREADDDVARLITEAGPQVRGVLHCFSSGAALLECALELGWYVSFAGMITFKKFDAVDLLRRVPLERLLVETDSPYLAPVPFRGKRNEPAYVTRVVEVAAELRGEEPAQLARATARNARLFYRIPD is encoded by the coding sequence ATGATCGATTCCCACGCCCACCTGACCGACGAGCGCTTTGGCGACGACGTCAACGAAGTCATCGCCCGCGCCGGTGCCGCCGGGGTGGAAGTGATCGTCACGGTGGCTACCTCCACGGCCGATCTGCACCAGGCGATCGGCCTCGCGGAGCAGCACCCCGCGGTGTACGCGACCGCGGGGATCCATCCGCACTCCGCAGGCGAGTGCTCTGGTGACACGCTCGAGGAGGTGAGGAGGGCGGCTGCGCATCCGCGCGTCGTGGCGATCGGCGAGACCGGCCTCGACTTCCACTACGACTTCGCCCCACGGGCGGCGCAGATCGACTGCTTTCGCGCGCAGCTGCGGCTCGCGCGTGAGCTCGATCTCCCGGTGGTGGTCCACGCACGCGAGGCGGATGACGACGTCGCCCGCCTGATCACCGAAGCAGGGCCACAGGTGCGCGGGGTGCTGCACTGCTTCTCCAGCGGTGCGGCGCTGCTCGAGTGTGCCCTCGAGCTGGGCTGGTACGTCTCCTTTGCCGGGATGATCACCTTCAAGAAGTTCGATGCCGTCGACCTCCTGCGCCGGGTGCCGCTTGAGCGGCTGCTGGTGGAGACAGACAGCCCCTACCTCGCCCCCGTGCCATTTCGTGGCAAGCGAAACGAGCCGGCGTACGTCACGCGGGTGGTCGAGGTCGCGGCGGAGCTCCGGGGCGAGGAGCCCGCGCAGCTCGCCCGGGCCACGGCTCGAAATGCCCGGCTCTTCTATCGGATTCCCGACTGA
- the secF gene encoding protein translocase subunit SecF, whose protein sequence is MRIFENANYPFLAWRRRAYIVSAALLLVSIGAMVRNVLDPSLRSWANYGVDFTGGTIVQVSFANPTDVEDIRAIEGAGDWEIYRYGTGDEFIIRMPTFAQGTEQDASEVVKATLDAEFGENAATVVRTEAVGPKVGQELQRKALLAILLSLGATMIYLAYRFEWRFGLAAVIATAHDVLLTLGYIALFRTEVSLSTVAAMLTVVGYSLNDTIVVFDRIRENLRLPHRGQTHTEILNRSVNETLPRTVLTGPSVLATLLSLAFLGGPVIRDFALVLIVGTVVGTFSSIFVATPILHLVEQKWPHREKKIGSSASASRRQSATV, encoded by the coding sequence ATGCGCATCTTCGAGAACGCGAACTATCCGTTCCTGGCCTGGCGCCGCCGCGCTTACATCGTTTCCGCCGCCCTGCTCCTGGTCAGCATAGGCGCGATGGTGAGGAACGTGCTCGATCCCTCGCTCCGGTCCTGGGCCAACTACGGCGTGGACTTCACCGGCGGTACCATCGTCCAGGTGAGCTTCGCCAATCCGACGGACGTGGAGGACATCCGCGCGATCGAGGGGGCGGGTGACTGGGAGATCTACCGGTACGGCACCGGGGACGAGTTCATCATCCGCATGCCGACCTTCGCACAGGGCACTGAGCAGGACGCCTCGGAGGTCGTCAAGGCCACGCTGGACGCGGAGTTCGGCGAGAACGCGGCGACCGTCGTGCGGACCGAGGCGGTGGGGCCGAAGGTGGGGCAGGAGCTGCAGCGGAAGGCGCTGCTCGCCATCCTGCTCTCCCTCGGCGCTACGATGATCTACCTCGCCTACCGCTTCGAGTGGCGGTTCGGGCTGGCGGCGGTGATCGCGACCGCCCACGACGTGCTGCTCACGCTGGGTTACATCGCGCTCTTCCGCACCGAGGTGTCGCTCTCGACCGTAGCGGCAATGCTGACGGTCGTCGGCTACTCCCTGAACGACACCATCGTGGTCTTCGACCGGATCCGGGAGAACCTCCGTCTGCCGCATCGCGGGCAGACGCATACAGAGATCCTGAACCGGTCGGTCAACGAGACGCTCCCGCGGACGGTGCTCACCGGGCCGTCCGTCCTGGCGACCTTGCTTTCCCTCGCCTTCCTCGGCGGGCCGGTAATCCGGGACTTCGCCCTCGTCCTGATCGTCGGAACGGTGGTCGGAACCTTCTCGTCGATCTTCGTCGCCACCCCGATCCTGCACCTCGTGGAGCAGAAGTGGCCGCATCGCGAGAAGAAGATAGGTAGTTCGGCGTCGGCCTCGCGCCGGCAGTCGGCGACGGTCTGA
- the secD gene encoding protein translocase subunit SecD has product MFESLKSRFILIFAFAALSVWTLVQQGVLLGLDLRGGTHLAVEILDPTNALSSEQRADAIDRALQIIRTRVDELGVAEPTIQKAGDQRILIELPGATAEDQQRAKDVIQRSAFLEFRIVRPISELQDVLPRIDRFVAQKYGTGPVTADSAEAEAAPGGIAGIFEPGGEGADSAAGAAGDSAADAAAEGTAAEDTGARASSDTAASARPFSSKLAATGGGEMLAVAVEDLPAMERYLADPEVQALLPRGTELVFGYPQAPPGEEEQFRPLYLLETEQMMTGEELEDAQAQRDPQFGYPIVTFQLSRRGGRAFERATGAHIGEQMAIVLDNRVFSAPVIQSQIGTNGQIEMQGSTIEEARDLALVLRAGALPAPITIVEERSVGPSLGADSIEQGMLAGAIGIALVVIMIVGYYRISGVMAVLALALYVLYMLGILSSLRAALTFPGIAGIVLSVGMAVDANVLIFERIREELDIGRSVRPAVNEGFKNALPAIIDSNLTTLITSLILFQFGGTGPVRGFAVTLGIGIVASMFTAIFVTRTFFMLYLERRGTSAPLSI; this is encoded by the coding sequence ATGTTCGAATCGCTCAAGTCGCGCTTCATCCTGATCTTTGCGTTCGCGGCGCTGAGCGTCTGGACGCTGGTCCAGCAGGGTGTGCTTCTCGGCCTCGACCTCAGGGGCGGGACGCACCTGGCGGTCGAGATCCTGGATCCGACCAATGCGCTCTCGTCAGAGCAACGGGCGGACGCGATCGATCGCGCACTCCAGATCATCCGGACGCGCGTGGACGAGTTGGGGGTCGCCGAGCCCACCATTCAAAAGGCCGGGGATCAGCGCATCCTGATCGAGCTCCCCGGCGCGACTGCCGAGGACCAGCAGCGGGCGAAGGACGTCATCCAGCGCTCTGCTTTCCTCGAGTTCCGGATCGTCCGCCCCATCTCCGAGCTGCAGGATGTGCTGCCCCGGATCGACCGGTTCGTGGCGCAGAAGTACGGGACGGGCCCGGTGACCGCCGACAGCGCGGAAGCCGAGGCTGCCCCGGGAGGTATCGCCGGAATCTTCGAGCCGGGCGGGGAAGGGGCGGACAGCGCGGCCGGCGCCGCGGGCGACAGCGCGGCCGACGCCGCTGCCGAAGGTACGGCCGCGGAAGACACCGGCGCGCGTGCCAGCAGCGATACCGCCGCGTCGGCGAGGCCCTTCAGCTCGAAGCTGGCGGCGACGGGCGGGGGCGAGATGCTCGCCGTGGCGGTCGAGGATCTCCCTGCCATGGAGCGCTACCTCGCCGATCCCGAGGTGCAGGCGCTGCTCCCGCGCGGCACCGAGCTGGTGTTCGGCTATCCGCAAGCGCCTCCGGGTGAGGAGGAGCAGTTCCGACCGCTCTATCTGCTCGAGACCGAGCAGATGATGACCGGCGAGGAGCTGGAAGACGCGCAGGCACAGCGGGATCCGCAGTTCGGTTATCCGATCGTGACTTTCCAGCTCAGCCGGCGCGGAGGGCGCGCATTCGAGCGCGCGACCGGCGCGCACATTGGCGAGCAGATGGCCATCGTCCTCGACAACCGGGTGTTCAGCGCCCCGGTGATCCAGTCGCAGATCGGCACGAACGGCCAGATCGAGATGCAGGGGAGCACCATCGAGGAGGCGCGTGACCTCGCACTGGTGCTGCGGGCCGGCGCGCTGCCGGCGCCGATCACCATCGTGGAGGAGCGCAGCGTGGGTCCCTCGCTGGGTGCGGACTCCATCGAACAGGGGATGCTCGCCGGGGCGATCGGCATTGCGCTGGTCGTGATCATGATCGTCGGCTACTACCGTATCTCCGGCGTCATGGCGGTGCTGGCTCTGGCGCTGTACGTCCTCTACATGCTGGGCATCCTCTCCAGCCTCCGGGCGGCGCTCACCTTCCCGGGCATCGCCGGCATCGTGCTCTCCGTGGGTATGGCGGTGGACGCGAACGTGCTCATCTTCGAGCGAATACGGGAGGAGCTTGACATCGGCAGAAGTGTGCGGCCGGCGGTGAACGAGGGTTTCAAGAACGCCCTACCGGCCATCATCGACTCGAACCTGACGACACTGATCACCAGCCTGATCCTGTTCCAGTTCGGAGGGACGGGCCCGGTGCGCGGCTTCGCGGTGACGCTCGGCATCGGCATCGTCGCGTCCATGTTCACCGCGATCTTCGTGACGCGGACCTTCTTCATGCTATATCTGGAACGGCGCGGTACCTCCGCTCCCCTCAGCATCTGA
- a CDS encoding EAL domain-containing protein, translating into MTALPARSLSPESDRRRSPQEGERTDILLRLARFATSAPYAGVYLVQDADDEQGRSGSLLCRGLPVDAEVVVAQLARQVVLRGEPFELIRTVDRPDGEATFPRSFLGVPFSSQAPAIHGCLYVMDVVERRWTPEQRLALQDLATLTPQDLLAEVGEQERRALETVVRVLAKAVDNLPLGVTVTDLSGRIVYTNPAEARMHGYSVEEMIGMPASVLGPPEHRQTDPLKPEEALSWTRETVNVRKDGSRFEVRLWSDVVTDASGEPVGLVTCCEDVTDRRRTERRLLDVAMRDPLTGLPNRTLFYERLSNAIEKQRKNPLLRFAVLFLDLDRFKIVNDSLGHHVGDQLLRVVASRLLDCVRPGDTVARFGGDEFAILLENTGAGDTAIDVANRTLSALSQPVQLGGYEIVTSASVGVVQSATHMTEADYIWQAADMAMYRAKSAGPGRYEVFDREMHREAVSRLRLESDLRRGLETGQFRIDYQPIIELGSNAVVGFEALVRWDHPELGELHPNDFIAVAEETGLILKLGQWVLSQACREARSWEAQGDSPAPWVAVNLSVKQLGQRGLADRVREALRAADLPPRRLRLEITEASVMVGAEAATETLQELRALETPLVLDDFGTGLSSLRYLDRLPIAGVKIDRSLVEALRTDGRRAKLVEGVIRLARDAGLRVIAEGVSYAEELDELRRLGCDEAQGYLISPPLAAQAVQDFFAPSTRRQPANPAPLSSVLKNEDRAEPDDSARSTAGLAGELAPQHPVSQRLLPGHVPRAPTEDTIPFSVPE; encoded by the coding sequence GTGACCGCTTTACCCGCCCGATCACTGTCCCCCGAGTCGGACCGCCGCCGCTCCCCGCAGGAGGGTGAGCGAACCGACATCCTGCTGCGGCTGGCGCGGTTTGCGACCAGCGCACCCTATGCCGGAGTCTACCTGGTGCAGGATGCCGATGACGAGCAGGGCAGAAGCGGAAGCCTGTTGTGCCGCGGCCTACCGGTCGATGCGGAGGTCGTCGTCGCCCAGCTCGCGCGCCAGGTGGTTCTGCGCGGGGAGCCCTTCGAGCTGATCCGCACAGTCGACAGACCCGACGGGGAGGCGACCTTCCCGCGATCTTTCCTCGGCGTTCCCTTCAGCTCTCAGGCTCCCGCGATCCATGGCTGCCTTTACGTGATGGACGTGGTCGAACGCCGCTGGACCCCCGAGCAGCGGCTGGCCCTCCAGGACCTCGCCACTCTGACGCCCCAGGACCTGCTGGCCGAGGTCGGCGAGCAGGAGCGGCGTGCTCTGGAGACGGTGGTGAGGGTGCTGGCGAAGGCGGTGGACAACCTGCCGCTGGGGGTCACGGTCACCGACCTCTCCGGCCGGATCGTGTACACGAATCCGGCGGAAGCACGCATGCACGGCTATTCCGTCGAAGAGATGATCGGGATGCCCGCGAGCGTCCTCGGCCCGCCGGAGCACCGACAGACGGATCCGCTGAAGCCGGAGGAGGCGTTGAGCTGGACCCGGGAAACGGTGAACGTTCGCAAGGACGGCTCACGATTCGAGGTGCGTCTCTGGTCTGACGTGGTCACCGACGCGTCCGGCGAGCCGGTCGGCCTGGTCACCTGCTGCGAGGACGTCACCGACCGGCGGCGCACGGAGCGCCGCCTCCTCGACGTGGCCATGCGCGACCCGCTCACCGGTCTGCCGAACCGGACGCTCTTCTACGAGCGGCTGTCCAACGCGATCGAGAAGCAGCGGAAGAACCCGCTGCTACGCTTCGCGGTTCTCTTCCTCGATCTGGACCGCTTCAAGATCGTGAACGACAGCCTGGGTCATCACGTCGGGGACCAGCTGCTCCGCGTGGTGGCCTCCCGGCTGCTGGACTGCGTGCGTCCGGGCGACACGGTGGCCCGCTTCGGCGGTGACGAGTTCGCCATTCTGCTCGAGAATACCGGGGCCGGCGACACCGCGATCGATGTGGCCAACCGCACGCTGAGCGCGCTCTCCCAGCCGGTGCAGCTCGGAGGCTACGAGATCGTGACCTCCGCCAGCGTGGGCGTAGTGCAGAGCGCCACCCACATGACGGAGGCCGACTACATCTGGCAGGCGGCGGACATGGCGATGTATCGGGCCAAATCAGCCGGCCCGGGACGGTACGAGGTGTTCGACCGGGAGATGCATCGTGAGGCTGTCTCGCGCCTCCGTCTCGAGAGCGACCTGCGGCGCGGACTGGAGACCGGGCAGTTCCGGATCGACTACCAGCCCATCATCGAGCTGGGCTCCAACGCCGTGGTGGGGTTCGAGGCGCTCGTCCGCTGGGATCACCCCGAGCTGGGGGAGCTTCACCCTAACGACTTCATCGCGGTGGCCGAGGAGACCGGCCTCATCCTGAAGCTGGGTCAGTGGGTCCTGAGCCAGGCCTGCCGGGAAGCACGAAGTTGGGAGGCACAGGGCGACTCTCCCGCTCCCTGGGTCGCCGTAAACCTTTCGGTGAAGCAGCTCGGCCAGCGCGGCCTGGCGGATCGGGTGCGCGAGGCGCTCAGGGCTGCCGACCTGCCCCCCCGGCGCCTTCGCCTGGAGATCACGGAAGCATCGGTGATGGTCGGCGCCGAAGCCGCGACCGAGACCCTCCAGGAGCTGCGCGCCCTCGAAACCCCGCTGGTCCTGGACGACTTCGGCACCGGGCTCTCCTCGCTCCGTTACCTGGACCGGCTACCGATTGCGGGGGTGAAGATCGATCGATCCCTGGTGGAGGCACTGCGCACGGATGGACGCCGGGCGAAGCTGGTGGAAGGGGTCATCCGTCTCGCCCGTGACGCGGGACTCCGGGTAATCGCCGAGGGCGTCTCGTATGCCGAAGAGCTGGACGAGCTGCGGCGCCTGGGGTGCGACGAGGCGCAGGGCTACCTGATCTCTCCCCCGCTCGCCGCGCAGGCAGTGCAGGACTTCTTCGCCCCGTCGACCCGTCGCCAACCGGCGAATCCGGCCCCGCTGTCCAGTGTGCTGAAAAACGAGGACCGCGCGGAGCCGGACGACTCCGCGCGGTCTACTGCGGGACTCGCAGGAGAGTTAGCCCCGCAGCACCCTGTCTCTCAACGCCTCCTCCCGGGCCACGTCCCGCGTGCTCCCACAGAGGACACAATCCCCTTTTCCGTTCCAGAGTGA
- the dgoD gene encoding galactonate dehydratase, with product MTASPSATAEYFSSSDERDLRVRSLELFKIPPRWLFLKLTTEGGLVGWGEPVVEGKADTVHAAVLEMADLIIGKSAARIEDLWQTLYRGGFYRGGPILMSAIAGIDQALWDIRARALGVPVHDLLGGAVRERMRVYGWIGGDRPESAAEAALRRAEAGYRAVKMNACPEMEWIDSPRAVEGVIDRMAAVRDAVGPDFGIGVDFHGRVHRGMAKVLLRELESFRPMFVEEIVLPENNDSLAALQGYSSIPIATGERMFSRWDFKGVLEAGVVDIVQPDVSHAGGISEVRRIAAMAEAYDVALAPHCPLGPIAFAAALQVDFASINAIIQETSLGIHYNEGADLLDYLVSPEVFAVRDGWVERPTGPGLGIEIDEARVREMAKIGHRWRNPIWRTADGAITEW from the coding sequence ATGACTGCCAGTCCATCCGCCACCGCCGAGTATTTCTCTTCCTCCGACGAGCGCGACCTGAGGGTGCGGTCGCTCGAGCTTTTCAAGATCCCGCCACGCTGGCTCTTTCTCAAACTCACCACGGAAGGGGGGCTGGTCGGCTGGGGCGAGCCGGTGGTCGAGGGGAAAGCAGATACGGTGCACGCCGCGGTCCTGGAGATGGCGGACCTGATCATCGGCAAGTCCGCCGCCCGCATCGAGGACCTGTGGCAGACGCTCTACCGGGGCGGATTCTACCGCGGCGGGCCGATCCTGATGAGCGCGATCGCCGGCATCGACCAGGCGCTGTGGGACATCCGAGCGCGTGCGCTCGGGGTGCCCGTCCACGACCTGTTGGGGGGAGCGGTGCGCGAGCGCATGCGGGTCTACGGGTGGATCGGCGGCGATCGGCCCGAGAGCGCGGCCGAGGCCGCTCTGCGCCGGGCGGAGGCTGGCTACCGCGCCGTGAAGATGAACGCCTGCCCCGAGATGGAATGGATCGACTCGCCCCGCGCCGTTGAAGGGGTCATCGATCGGATGGCCGCCGTGCGCGACGCGGTTGGCCCCGACTTCGGGATCGGCGTGGACTTCCACGGACGGGTCCACCGAGGGATGGCGAAGGTGCTGCTGCGCGAGCTGGAGTCTTTCCGTCCCATGTTCGTGGAAGAGATCGTGCTCCCCGAGAACAACGATTCGCTGGCGGCGTTGCAGGGTTACTCGAGCATCCCTATCGCCACCGGCGAGCGGATGTTCTCTCGCTGGGATTTCAAGGGCGTGCTCGAGGCAGGGGTAGTGGACATCGTTCAGCCCGATGTGAGCCACGCGGGCGGCATCTCCGAAGTGCGTCGGATTGCCGCCATGGCCGAGGCGTACGACGTGGCGCTCGCGCCGCACTGTCCGCTTGGACCGATCGCCTTCGCAGCCGCGCTGCAGGTCGACTTCGCCTCCATCAACGCCATCATCCAGGAGACGAGCCTGGGGATTCACTACAACGAGGGGGCAGACCTGCTCGACTATCTCGTCTCGCCGGAGGTCTTCGCGGTGCGCGACGGCTGGGTGGAGCGGCCGACCGGCCCGGGCCTGGGGATCGAGATCGACGAGGCAAGGGTGCGCGAGATGGCGAAGATCGGACACCGGTGGCGCAACCCCATCTGGCGCACCGCCGACGGCGCCATCACCGAATGGTGA
- a CDS encoding alpha-hydroxy acid oxidase, with product MVNEASRPEGGPRPLREREADPLGSVFNLEDLEVAARGRLSRMAYEYVSCGAADEITLGWNRSAFNTIRLRPRVLEDVRQIDLRMSLLGRTLPFPILLAPTAYHRVIHPEGEIATARGAGAAGATWVVSTGSNTSIEEIAAAATAPLWFQLYLQSDHGASEALVQRVEAAGVDALVLTVDTPVIGVRDRQTRSRFRLPPGVSTPHLDDLNRGRREILTPERVVATWEDVRWLKATARVPLLLKGILTAADAKRAVSEGVDGIIVSNHGGRNLDTLPATIDALREVSAAVDGRVPVLMDGGVRRGTDVVKALALGAAAVLIGRPYLYGLAVAGATGVERAVRILVRELELALALCGRASVGEVDAGVVW from the coding sequence ATGGTGAACGAGGCTTCCCGCCCTGAAGGCGGTCCGCGGCCGCTGCGTGAACGGGAGGCGGATCCGCTGGGCTCGGTGTTCAACCTGGAGGATCTGGAGGTGGCGGCCCGGGGCCGCCTCTCGCGGATGGCGTACGAGTACGTCAGCTGCGGCGCGGCGGACGAGATCACCCTCGGCTGGAACCGTTCGGCCTTCAACACCATCCGCCTGCGCCCGCGCGTGCTGGAGGACGTGCGGCAGATCGATCTGCGCATGTCGCTGCTGGGGCGGACGCTTCCCTTCCCGATCCTGTTGGCCCCCACTGCGTACCACCGGGTGATCCACCCCGAGGGGGAGATTGCCACCGCCCGCGGAGCCGGTGCCGCGGGCGCCACCTGGGTGGTGAGCACCGGCAGCAACACGTCCATCGAGGAGATCGCCGCGGCGGCCACCGCTCCCCTCTGGTTCCAGCTCTACCTGCAGAGTGACCACGGGGCCTCCGAGGCTCTCGTGCAGCGGGTCGAAGCGGCCGGCGTGGACGCCCTCGTGCTCACCGTGGACACCCCCGTGATCGGTGTCCGAGACCGGCAGACGCGCAGCCGTTTCCGGCTGCCGCCCGGGGTCTCCACCCCTCACCTCGACGACCTGAACCGCGGACGCCGCGAGATCCTCACGCCCGAACGAGTCGTGGCCACCTGGGAGGACGTGCGCTGGCTGAAGGCGACCGCGCGCGTCCCGCTCCTGCTCAAAGGCATCCTTACCGCCGCCGACGCGAAGCGCGCCGTGTCCGAGGGGGTCGATGGGATCATCGTGTCGAACCATGGCGGGCGGAACCTCGATACCCTTCCCGCCACCATCGACGCACTCCGCGAGGTGAGCGCCGCCGTCGACGGCCGCGTCCCCGTGTTGATGGACGGAGGCGTGCGGCGCGGCACCGACGTGGTCAAGGCGCTCGCGCTGGGGGCCGCCGCCGTGCTCATCGGCCGGCCCTACCTCTACGGCCTGGCAGTCGCCGGAGCCACGGGTGTCGAGCGCGCTGTGCGAATACTCGTGCGCGAACTCGAGCTGGCCCTCGCGCTGTGCGGACGGGCGTCGGTGGGCGAGGTGGATGCGGGAGTGGTGTGGTAG
- a CDS encoding HD domain-containing phosphohydrolase — translation MKQSGDGARAAMRQLVEAAHESTRAGRWDEALAAYEAALADARRWARPDDVADILRRVGSIYAARGEIEVAADLFEVSRLVGELNELPSMVAKALIGLASIVQSRGELDEAEDLYLRAGALAQSVGDLRTAGMAEQNRGVLANIRGDVVEAINRYESALARHEALGDHRLAALTLNNLGMAHVDIGRFEAADRCFREALDLADACGETRVLGMVSLNRAELLLKRRAFTEARDTCDFAVEIFKSLGALPSLGEAHKFYGVLYRETKQLELAEIEFDRAVELARHCEDRLLEGETESERALLYLASGRNADALRSLNRSHAILSSLQARRELADLDQRLDLLEETFLKAVKAWAETIESKDMYTAGHCERVADLACMLAEAVGITGRELTWFRMGAMMHDVGKISVPADILNKPGPLTAEERAVMEAHTSAGDEIVAGLSFPWDIRPIVRSHHEHWAGTGYPDGLAGEEIPLPARILCVADVFDALTTARSYKPAYGLEEALHIMGEQRGRIFDPHLFDLFVALIRSREAEVRTPDSSPASAPC, via the coding sequence GTGAAGCAGTCCGGTGATGGAGCGAGAGCGGCGATGAGGCAACTGGTGGAGGCGGCCCACGAGTCCACCCGCGCCGGGCGCTGGGACGAAGCGCTGGCCGCCTACGAGGCGGCGCTCGCCGACGCCCGCCGCTGGGCGCGCCCCGATGATGTCGCTGACATCCTGCGACGCGTCGGGTCCATCTACGCCGCCCGCGGCGAAATCGAGGTGGCCGCAGATCTCTTCGAGGTCAGTCGGCTGGTGGGCGAGCTGAACGAGCTCCCCTCGATGGTGGCCAAGGCGTTGATCGGCCTCGCCTCGATCGTCCAGTCGCGCGGAGAGCTGGACGAAGCGGAGGATCTGTACCTGCGCGCCGGCGCGCTCGCCCAGTCGGTCGGCGACCTGCGCACCGCGGGAATGGCCGAGCAGAATCGCGGCGTCCTCGCGAACATCCGGGGCGACGTGGTCGAGGCGATCAATCGCTACGAGAGCGCGCTCGCCCGACACGAGGCGCTCGGCGACCACCGACTCGCCGCCCTCACGCTGAACAACCTGGGGATGGCGCACGTCGACATCGGCCGCTTCGAGGCAGCCGATCGATGCTTCCGCGAGGCGCTCGACCTGGCCGACGCGTGCGGCGAGACCCGCGTCCTGGGCATGGTCTCCCTGAATCGGGCCGAGCTGCTGCTCAAGCGACGCGCGTTCACCGAGGCACGCGACACCTGCGACTTCGCGGTGGAGATCTTCAAGTCCCTGGGGGCCCTGCCCAGCCTCGGCGAAGCGCACAAGTTCTACGGCGTCCTCTACCGCGAGACGAAGCAGCTCGAGCTGGCCGAGATCGAGTTTGATCGGGCGGTCGAGCTCGCCCGGCACTGCGAGGATCGGTTACTGGAGGGAGAGACGGAGAGCGAGCGCGCCCTCCTCTACCTCGCGAGCGGTCGCAACGCCGACGCCCTGCGCAGCCTGAATCGATCTCATGCGATCCTCAGCAGCCTGCAGGCGCGGCGCGAGCTCGCGGATCTCGATCAGCGCCTCGACCTGCTCGAGGAGACCTTCCTCAAGGCGGTGAAGGCGTGGGCCGAGACGATCGAGTCCAAGGACATGTACACGGCGGGGCACTGCGAGCGGGTAGCGGACCTCGCCTGCATGCTCGCCGAAGCGGTGGGGATCACCGGCCGAGAGCTGACCTGGTTCCGGATGGGGGCGATGATGCACGACGTGGGGAAGATCTCCGTCCCGGCCGACATCCTCAACAAGCCCGGGCCGCTCACGGCTGAGGAGCGGGCGGTGATGGAGGCCCATACCTCCGCCGGAGACGAAATCGTTGCCGGGCTCAGCTTCCCCTGGGACATCCGGCCGATCGTTCGCAGCCATCACGAGCACTGGGCCGGAACCGGCTATCCCGACGGTCTGGCCGGGGAAGAGATCCCGCTGCCAGCGCGTATCCTGTGCGTTGCCGACGTGTTCGATGCGCTCACCACCGCCCGATCGTACAAGCCCGCATACGGACTCGAGGAGGCGTTGCACATCATGGGTGAGCAACGGGGCCGCATCTTCGACCCGCACCTCTTCGACCTGTTCGTCGCGCTGATCCGCAGTCGCGAGGCTGAGGTCCGAACACCGGATTCGAGCCCCGCGAGCGCACCCTGCTAA
- the upp gene encoding uracil phosphoribosyltransferase produces MTEFPNLVVLDHPLIRHKLTVLRDRRTSKKKFKEMVDEIAMLMAYEVTKDLPLEEVEIETPLEATRQWRLKGKKLTVVPILRAGLGMVEGVVRLMPSARVGHIGLYRDHDTLLPVDYYFKIPRDPEAREFIVVDPMLATGGSAAAAVAALKSQGASRVQFMCLVAAPEGVRKMLEEHPDVPVYAAALDRELDENGYIRPGLGDAGDRLFGTR; encoded by the coding sequence GTGACCGAATTTCCGAACCTGGTGGTCCTCGACCATCCGTTGATCCGCCACAAGCTCACGGTGCTGCGTGATCGGCGTACCTCCAAGAAGAAGTTCAAGGAGATGGTCGACGAGATCGCGATGTTGATGGCTTACGAGGTCACCAAGGATCTCCCGCTCGAGGAGGTGGAGATCGAAACCCCGCTCGAGGCGACTCGCCAGTGGCGCCTCAAGGGGAAAAAGCTGACCGTGGTGCCAATACTCAGGGCAGGGCTGGGAATGGTGGAGGGGGTGGTGCGTCTGATGCCCTCCGCCCGCGTGGGCCACATCGGGCTCTATCGCGATCACGACACCCTGCTCCCGGTGGACTACTACTTCAAGATCCCCCGGGACCCGGAAGCACGCGAGTTCATCGTGGTGGACCCGATGCTAGCAACCGGCGGGTCCGCCGCGGCCGCCGTCGCCGCTCTCAAGTCGCAGGGAGCGTCCCGCGTCCAGTTCATGTGCCTGGTCGCCGCACCGGAGGGCGTGCGGAAGATGCTGGAGGAGCATCCCGACGTTCCGGTGTACGCCGCTGCCCTGGACCGCGAGCTGGATGAAAACGGATACATCCGCCCCGGCCTTGGCGACGCCGGGGATCGGCTCTTCGGCACACGATAA
- a CDS encoding cation transporter has translation MRTARLNVAGMSCGHCVETVEKALLNQKGVRNATVHLESGAAEVEYEESAVAPEQLVEAVRESGYEAELAGQDVAGAP, from the coding sequence ATGAGAACAGCTCGCCTGAACGTGGCGGGGATGAGTTGCGGGCACTGCGTCGAGACGGTAGAGAAGGCGCTCCTCAACCAGAAGGGTGTGCGGAACGCCACCGTCCACCTCGAGTCCGGGGCGGCTGAGGTCGAGTACGAGGAGTCCGCCGTCGCCCCCGAACAACTCGTCGAGGCGGTGCGGGAGAGCGGCTACGAAGCGGAGCTTGCCGGCCAGGATGTAGCCGGCGCCCCCTGA